The proteins below come from a single Streptomyces sp. M92 genomic window:
- the macS gene encoding MacS family sensor histidine kinase: MARRERVMRMSVEQPLWRALAGYRVLTMLYAIGFFTTAYSGFVRPWLAVAYYAVLFVWTLATLPKVSGAASCTKRFLTADLTIALTGILITPLADAPERVADGGPTLPSIWTAGSVLAFAIKGGWRWAAVASTLVAVANLIERGSPARDTVHNVILVWVASIAIGYVVEVARASERTLARALEIEAATRERERLARDIHDSVLQVLAMVQRRGAVIGGEAAELGRLAGEQEIALRTLVSGGLVPVSRVSEDAAQGALVRAVDEPDGTDTDGPVDLRALLAPYAGSLVHLAEPGAPVLLAPPAARELAAAVGAALDNVRKHVGADARAWILVEDEPGEVIVTVRDEGPGIPEGRLAEAEGEGRLGVALSIRGRLRDLGGTAELISVPGQGTEVELRTPKETGGTAARGKAADRE; encoded by the coding sequence ATGGCCAGGCGCGAGAGAGTCATGAGGATGTCGGTCGAGCAGCCGCTGTGGCGCGCGCTCGCCGGCTACCGCGTGCTCACCATGCTGTACGCGATCGGCTTCTTCACCACCGCGTACTCCGGCTTCGTCCGCCCCTGGCTGGCCGTCGCCTACTACGCCGTCCTCTTCGTCTGGACCCTGGCCACCCTGCCCAAGGTCTCCGGCGCGGCGAGCTGCACCAAGCGCTTCCTCACCGCCGACCTCACCATCGCGCTCACCGGCATCCTGATCACCCCGCTCGCCGACGCGCCCGAACGGGTCGCGGACGGCGGCCCGACCCTGCCGTCGATATGGACCGCCGGTTCCGTCCTGGCCTTCGCCATCAAGGGCGGCTGGCGCTGGGCGGCCGTCGCCTCCACCCTCGTCGCCGTCGCCAACCTGATCGAACGCGGCTCCCCGGCCCGCGACACCGTCCACAACGTCATCCTGGTCTGGGTCGCCTCCATCGCCATCGGCTACGTCGTCGAGGTCGCCCGCGCCTCCGAGCGCACCCTCGCCCGCGCCCTGGAGATCGAGGCGGCGACCAGGGAACGGGAGCGGCTCGCCCGGGACATCCACGACAGCGTGCTCCAGGTGCTCGCCATGGTGCAGCGGCGCGGCGCCGTGATCGGCGGCGAGGCGGCCGAGCTGGGCCGGCTGGCCGGCGAGCAGGAGATCGCCCTGCGCACCCTGGTCTCCGGCGGCCTGGTGCCCGTCTCCCGCGTGTCGGAGGACGCCGCCCAGGGAGCGCTCGTCCGCGCGGTGGACGAACCGGACGGGACGGACACCGACGGCCCCGTCGACCTGCGCGCCCTGCTCGCCCCGTACGCCGGCTCCCTGGTGCACCTCGCCGAGCCGGGCGCCCCGGTGCTGCTGGCGCCGCCCGCGGCCCGGGAGCTGGCGGCCGCGGTGGGGGCCGCCCTGGACAACGTGCGCAAGCACGTCGGAGCCGACGCCCGAGCGTGGATCCTCGTGGAGGACGAGCCCGGAGAGGTCATCGTCACCGTCCGCGACGAGGGCCCCGGCATCCCCGAGGGACGGCTCGCCGAGGCCGAGGGCGAGGGACGCCTCGGCGTGGCCCTGTCGATCCGGGGCCGGCTGCGCGACCTCGGCGGCACGGCCGAACTGATCTCGGTGCCCGGGCAGGGCACCGAGGTCGAACTGAGGACACCGAAGGAAACCGGCGGCACCGCCGCACGGGGGAAGGCGGCCGACCGTGAGTGA
- a CDS encoding DUF5304 domain-containing protein has translation MSEELPPSEAARPDEADAVDEVRATDADAWATACAEDLEAEKARRRAEYGPPPGSAAEELRRLVDTVADKLSGLQNPLLGQVAGPAAQQVVRQVVQQAKAAVEPVIERNPDVFDHLAAAGGELLAAYRSAVQNQERRWTARDTASKDPSDPRDQDGHGDDGRDDGDEGTGPGQRIDLD, from the coding sequence ATGAGCGAAGAGCTCCCCCCGTCCGAGGCCGCCCGCCCCGACGAGGCCGACGCGGTCGACGAGGTGCGGGCCACCGACGCCGACGCCTGGGCGACGGCGTGCGCCGAGGACCTGGAGGCGGAGAAGGCGCGCCGCCGCGCCGAGTACGGCCCGCCCCCCGGCTCGGCCGCCGAGGAACTGCGCCGGCTCGTCGACACCGTCGCGGACAAGCTGTCCGGCCTCCAGAACCCTCTGCTCGGCCAGGTCGCCGGCCCCGCCGCCCAGCAGGTGGTCCGGCAGGTCGTCCAGCAGGCGAAAGCCGCCGTCGAACCGGTCATCGAGCGCAACCCGGACGTCTTCGACCACCTCGCGGCCGCCGGCGGTGAACTCCTCGCCGCCTACCGCTCCGCCGTCCAGAACCAGGAGCGCCGCTGGACCGCCCGGGACACCGCGTCCAAGGACCCGAGCGACCCCCGCGACCAGGACGGACACGGCGACGACGGTCGGGACGACGGCGACGAGGGCACCGGCCCGGGACAGCGCATCGACCTGGACTGA
- a CDS encoding SRPBCC family protein, with protein sequence MAEHTSSSITIEAAPADVMSVIADFARYPDWTGEVKEAEVLASDAQGRAEQVRLVMDAGAIKDDQTLAYTWTGEHEVSWTLVKSQMLRSLDGSYLLKPAGTGTEVTYRLTVDVKIPMLGMIKRKAEKVIIDRALAGLKKRVESV encoded by the coding sequence ATGGCGGAACACACCAGCTCGAGCATCACCATCGAGGCGGCACCGGCCGACGTCATGTCGGTGATCGCCGACTTCGCCCGCTACCCGGACTGGACCGGAGAGGTGAAGGAGGCCGAGGTGCTCGCCTCGGACGCGCAGGGGCGTGCCGAACAGGTCCGGCTCGTCATGGACGCCGGCGCGATCAAGGACGACCAGACCCTCGCCTACACCTGGACCGGTGAGCACGAGGTCTCCTGGACCCTGGTCAAGTCCCAGATGCTGCGCTCCCTCGACGGCTCCTACCTGCTCAAGCCGGCGGGCACGGGCACGGAGGTCACCTACCGCCTCACGGTCGACGTCAAGATCCCGATGCTCGGCATGATCAAGCGCAAGGCGGAGAAGGTCATCATCGACCGGGCCCTGGCGGGCCTGAAGAAGCGCGTGGAGTCTGTGTAG
- a CDS encoding alpha/beta hydrolase has translation MPVLPGAEPFRHEGGEVGVLLCHGFTGSPQSLRPWARHLAEHGLTVALPLLPGHGTRWQDMQVTGWQDWYAEVDRELRALRERCARVFVAGLSMGGALALRLAARHGDAVSGVMVVNPANRMHGVAQHALPVLRHLVPATKGIASDIAKPLSTELGYDRVPLHAAHSLRAFFRLADRDLPQVTQPLLLLRSRQDHVVPPADSARILGRVSSTDVTEVLLEQSYHVATLDHDADRIFARSVAFIGRLAPGSVGEPESGLGKEGTTTGG, from the coding sequence GTGCCGGTCCTGCCCGGAGCCGAGCCGTTCCGCCATGAGGGCGGGGAGGTCGGCGTCCTCCTCTGTCACGGCTTCACCGGTTCCCCGCAGTCCCTGCGCCCCTGGGCCCGCCACCTCGCCGAGCACGGTCTGACCGTCGCGCTGCCGCTGCTGCCCGGGCACGGCACCCGCTGGCAGGACATGCAGGTCACCGGCTGGCAGGACTGGTACGCGGAGGTCGACCGCGAGCTGCGTGCCCTGCGGGAGCGCTGCGCGCGCGTCTTCGTGGCCGGCCTGTCCATGGGCGGCGCGCTGGCCCTGCGGCTCGCCGCCAGGCACGGGGACGCGGTGTCGGGCGTCATGGTCGTCAACCCGGCGAACCGGATGCACGGCGTGGCCCAGCACGCCCTGCCGGTCCTGCGCCACCTGGTGCCCGCGACGAAGGGCATCGCCAGCGACATCGCCAAGCCGCTCAGCACCGAGCTGGGGTACGACAGGGTGCCGCTGCACGCGGCGCACTCGCTGCGCGCGTTCTTCCGGCTGGCCGACCGGGACCTGCCGCAGGTGACGCAGCCGCTGCTGCTGCTGCGCAGTAGGCAGGACCACGTGGTGCCGCCGGCCGACTCGGCCCGCATCCTCGGCCGGGTCTCGTCGACGGACGTGACCGAGGTCCTGCTGGAACAGAGCTACCACGTGGCGACGTTGGACCACGACGCGGACCGGATCTTCGCTCGGAGCGTCGCGTTCATCGGCCGGCTCGCGCCCGGTTCCGTCGGGGAGCCGGAGTCCGGTCTCGGCAAGGAAGGGACGACCACAGGTGGCTGA
- a CDS encoding ArsA family ATPase has product MRTILITGPGGSGRTTVAAATALAAARQGTRTLLLGADRDDTLGAALGVRTGPEPVTVEPGLTVRRPDPAQGFRDDLAALQERAASALDLLGASRLDPEELTPLPGAEELALLRALRDAALAEAHDLLVVDLPPAPRALALLALPEELRRYLRRLLPPERQAARALRPVLGRLAGVPMPAEALYEAAARWDLELAAADAVVADRSTVVRLVAEPGPAGADAVRTAALGLALRGLRPDLLVANRALPEEEAPAGSWLAGPLAQQRKTLAEWQDEYDLRTVAHLGRDPRGTDDLAALDAPAVNADAAPVEWPVTDRLADDGFLVWHIPLPGAVRDELDLVRRGDELVVTAGPFRRIVPLPSALRRCTVDGAALREGTLAVRFAPDPRLWPQGR; this is encoded by the coding sequence ATGCGCACCATCCTGATCACCGGCCCCGGCGGCAGTGGCCGTACCACCGTCGCCGCCGCCACCGCGCTCGCCGCCGCCCGCCAGGGCACCCGCACGCTCCTCCTCGGCGCCGACCGCGACGACACCCTCGGCGCCGCGCTCGGGGTGCGCACCGGCCCGGAACCGGTCACCGTCGAACCCGGCCTCACCGTCCGCCGACCCGACCCCGCCCAGGGCTTCCGCGACGACCTCGCCGCCCTCCAGGAGCGCGCCGCCTCCGCCCTCGACCTGCTGGGCGCGTCCCGCCTCGACCCCGAAGAGCTGACGCCCCTGCCCGGCGCCGAGGAACTCGCCCTGCTGCGCGCCCTGCGCGACGCCGCCCTCGCCGAGGCCCACGACCTCCTCGTCGTCGACCTCCCGCCCGCCCCGCGCGCCCTCGCCCTGCTCGCCCTCCCCGAGGAACTGCGCCGCTACCTGCGCCGCCTGCTCCCGCCCGAGCGGCAGGCCGCCCGCGCCCTGCGCCCCGTCCTCGGCCGGCTGGCCGGCGTGCCCATGCCCGCCGAGGCGCTGTACGAGGCCGCCGCCCGCTGGGACCTGGAACTCGCCGCCGCCGACGCCGTCGTCGCCGACCGGAGCACCGTCGTACGACTGGTCGCCGAGCCCGGCCCCGCCGGTGCCGACGCCGTCCGCACCGCCGCCCTCGGCCTCGCCCTGCGCGGCCTGCGCCCCGACCTGCTGGTCGCCAACCGGGCCCTGCCCGAGGAGGAGGCGCCGGCCGGCAGCTGGCTCGCCGGTCCCCTCGCCCAGCAGCGCAAGACGCTCGCGGAGTGGCAGGACGAGTACGACCTCCGCACCGTCGCCCACCTGGGACGCGACCCGCGCGGCACGGACGACCTCGCCGCACTCGACGCCCCCGCCGTCAACGCGGACGCCGCCCCGGTCGAGTGGCCCGTCACCGACCGGCTGGCCGACGACGGCTTCCTCGTCTGGCACATCCCGCTGCCCGGCGCCGTACGCGATGAACTCGACCTGGTCCGCCGCGGCGACGAACTGGTCGTCACCGCCGGACCGTTCCGCCGGATCGTCCCGCTGCCGTCGGCGCTGCGCCGCTGCACCGTCGACGGCGCCGCCCTGCGGGAGGGCACCCTCGCCGTACGGTTCGCGCCGGACCCGCGGCTGTGGCCGCAGGGACGCTGA
- a CDS encoding lysophospholipid acyltransferase family protein: MKVTVGGSLKLAFRPWVEGLEHIPADGPAILASNHLSFSDSFFLPAVLDRKVTFIAKAEYFNTPGVKGRLTAAFFKGVGQLPVDRSGARGAGEAAIKSGIEVLERGELFGIYPEGTRSPDGRLYRGKPGGLARVALATGAPVIPVAMIDTEKIQPPGKVVPKLMRPGIRIGEPLDFTRYQGMEHDRFVLRAVTDEVMYEIMKLSGQEYVDMYATAMKRQIAEAAKAEKEAGKAAKAALAQAEKEQAAKEKAAAEQDRTEDR, encoded by the coding sequence ATGAAGGTCACCGTCGGGGGTTCGCTGAAGCTCGCCTTCCGGCCCTGGGTGGAAGGCCTGGAGCACATTCCGGCCGACGGCCCCGCCATCCTGGCGAGCAACCACCTGTCGTTCTCCGACTCGTTCTTCCTGCCGGCCGTCCTCGACCGCAAGGTGACCTTCATCGCCAAGGCCGAGTACTTCAACACGCCGGGGGTGAAGGGGCGGCTCACCGCGGCCTTCTTCAAGGGCGTCGGCCAGCTCCCGGTGGACCGCTCCGGCGCGCGCGGCGCGGGCGAGGCGGCCATCAAGAGCGGCATAGAGGTCCTGGAGCGCGGCGAGCTGTTCGGCATCTATCCGGAGGGCACCCGCTCCCCGGACGGCCGGCTCTACCGCGGCAAGCCCGGCGGTCTCGCGCGCGTGGCGCTCGCCACCGGCGCGCCCGTCATCCCGGTCGCCATGATCGACACCGAGAAGATCCAGCCGCCCGGCAAGGTGGTGCCGAAGCTGATGCGGCCCGGCATCCGCATCGGCGAGCCTCTCGACTTCACCCGCTACCAGGGCATGGAGCACGACCGCTTCGTGCTCCGCGCGGTGACCGACGAGGTCATGTACGAGATCATGAAGCTCTCCGGCCAGGAGTACGTCGACATGTACGCGACCGCCATGAAGCGGCAGATCGCGGAGGCGGCGAAGGCCGAGAAGGAGGCGGGCAAGGCGGCGAAGGCCGCGCTCGCCCAGGCGGAGAAGGAACAGGCCGCCAAGGAGAAGGCGGCGGCCGAGCAGGACCGGACCGAAGACCGGTAA
- a CDS encoding response regulator gives MVVDDHPMWRDAVARDLAESGFDVVATAGDGDQAVRRARAAAPAVLVLDLNLPGKPGVQVCKEVVGADPKVRVLVLSASGEHADVLEAVKSGATGYLLKSASTEELRDAVRRTAAGDPVFTPGLAGLVLGEYRRLASEPAPAAETGDPGAPRLTDRETEVLRLVAKGLSYKQIAERLVISHRTVQNHVQNTLGKLQLHNRVELVRYAIERGLDDA, from the coding sequence ATGGTGGTCGACGACCACCCCATGTGGCGCGACGCCGTCGCCCGGGACCTCGCCGAATCCGGCTTCGACGTGGTCGCCACCGCCGGCGACGGCGACCAGGCCGTGCGCCGCGCCCGCGCCGCCGCCCCCGCCGTCCTCGTCCTCGACCTCAATCTCCCCGGCAAGCCCGGCGTCCAGGTCTGCAAGGAGGTCGTCGGCGCCGATCCCAAGGTGCGCGTCCTCGTGCTCTCCGCGAGCGGCGAGCACGCCGACGTCCTGGAGGCGGTGAAGTCCGGCGCGACCGGCTACCTGCTGAAGTCGGCCTCGACGGAGGAGTTGCGGGACGCGGTGCGCCGCACGGCCGCGGGCGACCCGGTGTTCACTCCCGGGCTGGCCGGACTGGTCCTCGGCGAGTACCGCCGCCTCGCCTCCGAGCCGGCGCCCGCGGCGGAGACCGGCGACCCCGGGGCGCCCCGGCTCACCGACCGCGAGACCGAGGTGCTGCGCCTGGTCGCCAAGGGTCTGAGCTACAAGCAGATCGCCGAACGCCTCGTCATCTCCCACCGCACCGTGCAGAACCACGTCCAGAACACCCTCGGCAAGCTCCAGCTGCACAACAGGGTGGAACTGGTGCGGTACGCGATAGAACGGGGCTTGGACGACGCGTGA
- a CDS encoding endonuclease/exonuclease/phosphatase family protein — MEPLPNSRTEPDGSAVIRVLSYNIRSMRDDTDALARVIAACGPDLVLLQEAPRFFRWRKKLTRLARAADLVHLSGGAPAAGPALLCSLRATVERTEDVLLPLTPGRHRRGLATAVVRIGGARLGVLSCHLSLEAEERDEQAGLLLDQLAGMGVTHAVAGGDLNERPGGRTFRRLGDGLRDCWTAAPRGGEYTFPATGPDRRIDAVFVTEGVEVLGCGVPLGLPGVAEHDLRAATDHLPVLTALRVPASEV, encoded by the coding sequence ATGGAGCCGCTCCCCAACTCCCGCACGGAACCCGACGGTTCCGCCGTCATCCGGGTCCTCAGCTACAACATCCGCTCGATGCGCGACGACACCGACGCCCTCGCCCGCGTCATCGCCGCCTGCGGCCCCGACCTCGTCCTCCTCCAGGAAGCCCCCCGCTTCTTCCGCTGGCGCAAGAAGCTCACCCGCCTCGCCCGCGCCGCGGACCTCGTACACCTCTCCGGCGGCGCCCCCGCCGCCGGCCCCGCGCTGCTGTGCTCCCTGCGCGCCACCGTCGAGCGCACCGAGGACGTGCTGCTCCCGCTCACCCCCGGCCGGCACCGCCGCGGCCTCGCCACCGCCGTCGTCCGGATCGGCGGGGCCCGCCTCGGCGTCCTGAGCTGCCACCTCTCCCTGGAGGCGGAAGAGCGGGACGAGCAGGCCGGCCTGCTCCTCGATCAACTGGCCGGCATGGGCGTGACCCACGCCGTGGCGGGCGGCGACCTGAACGAGCGCCCGGGCGGCCGCACCTTCCGACGGCTCGGCGACGGGCTGCGGGACTGCTGGACGGCCGCGCCCCGGGGCGGCGAGTACACCTTCCCCGCCACCGGCCCCGACCGGCGCATCGACGCGGTCTTCGTCACGGAGGGCGTCGAGGTGCTGGGCTGCGGGGTGCCGCTGGGCCTGCCCGGGGTCGCCGAGCACGACCTGAGGGCGGCCACGGACCACCTCCCGGTCCTGACCGCCCTCCGCGTACCGGCGTCCGAGGTCTGA
- a CDS encoding anthranilate synthase family protein, whose amino-acid sequence MTPLDGLLADSRPFALLRRRTPGHDHDTVELLLGPVTEHDRLAGLPGEGLALVPFRQIRERGFDVRDDGTPLLVLTPEERYDVPLADVLAALPAHDVRVEGGGFDVADEEYAEIVGRVLDEEIGAGEGANFVIRRTYEGVVPGFGRADALALFRRLLEGERGAYWTFVVHTGDRTLVGASPEVHVRMSGGTVVMNPISGTYRYPAEGPTPENLLGFLADGKEIEELSMVVDEELKMMCTVGDMGGVVVGPRLKEMAHLAHTEYELRGKSSLDVREVLKETMFAATVTGSPVQNACRVIERHETGGRGYYAGALALLGRDAGGAQTLDSPILIRTADIDAGGRLRVPVGATLVRGSDPAGEVAETHAKAAGVLAALGVRPSRPRTEAGRPKLADDPRVRAALDGRRASLAPFWLRMQEPSGALTGHALVVDGEDTFTAMLAHVLRSSGLAVSVRRYDEEGLREAVLGHEGPVVLGPGPGDPSDPADPKMRFLRALTADVIRENRHGVLGVCLGHELIAAELGLDVVRKEVPYQGAQTEIDLFGRRETVGFYNSFTACCDDETARELAAHGVEVSRAANGEVHALRGAGFAGVQFHPESVLTLNGAAIVRELVGQLRGTSTFSERRPSR is encoded by the coding sequence ATGACACCGCTCGACGGCCTCCTGGCCGACTCCCGCCCGTTCGCCCTGCTGCGCCGCCGCACCCCGGGCCACGATCACGACACCGTGGAACTGCTGCTCGGCCCGGTGACCGAACACGACAGGCTGGCCGGCCTGCCCGGCGAGGGGCTGGCGCTCGTCCCTTTCCGGCAGATCCGCGAGCGCGGCTTCGACGTCCGCGACGACGGCACGCCGCTGCTGGTGCTGACCCCCGAGGAGCGGTACGACGTGCCGCTCGCCGACGTCCTCGCCGCCCTCCCCGCGCATGACGTCCGCGTCGAGGGCGGCGGCTTCGACGTCGCCGACGAGGAGTACGCCGAGATCGTCGGACGGGTGCTGGACGAGGAGATCGGGGCCGGCGAGGGCGCCAACTTCGTGATCCGGCGGACGTACGAGGGCGTGGTCCCCGGGTTCGGGCGGGCCGACGCGCTGGCGCTGTTCCGGCGGCTGCTGGAGGGCGAGCGGGGCGCGTACTGGACGTTCGTCGTGCACACCGGGGACCGGACGCTGGTCGGGGCCAGCCCCGAGGTGCACGTGCGGATGTCCGGCGGGACGGTGGTGATGAACCCGATCAGCGGGACGTACCGCTATCCCGCCGAGGGGCCGACCCCGGAGAACCTGCTGGGTTTCCTCGCCGACGGCAAGGAGATCGAGGAGCTGTCGATGGTGGTCGACGAGGAGCTCAAGATGATGTGCACCGTCGGCGACATGGGAGGCGTCGTCGTCGGGCCCCGGTTGAAGGAGATGGCGCACCTCGCGCACACCGAGTACGAGCTGCGCGGCAAGTCCTCGCTGGACGTGCGGGAAGTGCTGAAGGAGACCATGTTCGCGGCGACGGTCACCGGGTCGCCGGTGCAGAACGCCTGCCGGGTCATCGAGCGGCACGAGACCGGCGGGCGCGGCTACTACGCGGGCGCGCTGGCGCTGCTGGGGCGGGACGCCGGCGGTGCCCAGACCCTCGACTCCCCCATCCTGATCCGTACCGCCGACATCGATGCGGGCGGGCGGCTGCGGGTGCCGGTCGGCGCCACGCTGGTGCGGGGCTCGGACCCGGCGGGCGAGGTCGCCGAGACCCACGCCAAGGCGGCCGGGGTACTGGCGGCCCTCGGCGTACGTCCGTCCCGGCCGCGTACGGAGGCCGGGCGGCCGAAGCTGGCCGACGACCCCAGGGTGCGGGCGGCGCTGGACGGGCGGCGGGCCTCGCTGGCGCCGTTCTGGCTGCGGATGCAGGAGCCGTCCGGCGCGCTCACGGGCCATGCCCTGGTCGTGGACGGGGAGGACACCTTCACGGCGATGCTCGCGCACGTGCTGCGCTCGTCGGGGCTCGCGGTGAGCGTGCGCCGGTACGACGAGGAGGGGCTGCGCGAGGCGGTTCTCGGGCACGAGGGCCCGGTGGTGCTGGGCCCCGGTCCCGGTGATCCCTCCGACCCCGCCGACCCCAAGATGCGTTTCCTGCGCGCCCTGACCGCCGACGTGATCCGGGAGAACCGGCACGGCGTGCTCGGCGTCTGCCTCGGGCACGAGCTGATCGCGGCGGAGCTGGGTCTGGACGTCGTCCGCAAGGAGGTGCCGTACCAGGGGGCGCAGACGGAGATCGACCTCTTCGGGCGGCGCGAGACCGTCGGCTTCTACAACAGCTTCACGGCCTGCTGCGACGACGAGACGGCCCGGGAGCTGGCCGCGCACGGTGTCGAGGTGAGCCGCGCCGCGAACGGCGAGGTGCACGCGCTGCGCGGCGCGGGTTTCGCCGGGGTGCAGTTCCACCCCGAGTCCGTGCTGACGCTGAACGGTGCCGCGATCGTGCGCGAGCTGGTCGGTCAGTTGCGGGGCACGAGCACGTTCTCCGAGCGGCGGCCCTCCAGGTAG
- a CDS encoding 2-hydroxyacid dehydrogenase yields the protein MEILAFGVQADERPLIERAFHGHDEIRCLDVFLNEDTAPIAAGHEIVSTSVNADLGAAVLEILAAGGTRMVAQRSTGFNNIDLDTAERLGVTVARVSYYSPYSVAEFAWTLAMAVNRRIVRASTRTRDFDFRLDGLMGRDMHGRTAGVLGTGKIGEAFARIAHGFGMRLLGWDVAENPACMELGMRYVPKDELLARSDLVTLHVPLMPETRHLIDAPALKSMRDDAILVNSSRGGLIDTAALVTELRAGRFTGVGLDVYEAEAGLFFLDKSLEAIADDTLARLVTFPNVLVTSHQAYYTEDAVGQIVEATAKNVLDYLEGRRSENVLVPRN from the coding sequence ATGGAGATCCTGGCCTTCGGCGTCCAGGCAGACGAGCGGCCCCTGATCGAGCGGGCCTTCCACGGCCACGACGAGATCCGCTGCCTGGACGTCTTCCTCAACGAGGACACCGCGCCCATCGCGGCCGGCCACGAGATCGTCTCCACGTCCGTCAACGCCGACCTCGGCGCGGCCGTGCTGGAGATCCTCGCGGCCGGCGGCACCCGGATGGTGGCCCAGCGCTCCACCGGCTTCAACAACATCGACCTCGACACGGCCGAGCGGCTCGGCGTGACCGTTGCCCGGGTGTCGTACTACTCGCCGTACTCGGTCGCCGAGTTCGCCTGGACCCTCGCCATGGCCGTCAACCGCCGGATCGTGCGCGCCTCCACCCGCACCCGCGACTTCGACTTCCGCCTGGACGGCCTGATGGGCCGGGACATGCACGGCCGCACCGCCGGCGTCCTCGGCACCGGCAAGATCGGCGAGGCCTTCGCCCGCATCGCCCACGGCTTCGGCATGCGGCTGCTGGGCTGGGACGTCGCCGAGAACCCCGCCTGCATGGAACTGGGCATGCGCTACGTCCCCAAGGACGAGCTGCTCGCCCGCTCCGACCTGGTCACCCTGCACGTCCCCCTGATGCCCGAGACCCGGCACCTGATCGACGCGCCCGCCCTGAAGTCGATGCGGGACGACGCGATCCTGGTCAACTCCAGCCGCGGCGGCCTGATCGACACCGCCGCGCTGGTGACGGAGCTGCGCGCGGGCCGCTTCACCGGCGTCGGCCTGGACGTGTACGAGGCGGAGGCGGGCCTGTTCTTCCTCGACAAGTCCCTGGAGGCCATCGCCGACGACACCCTGGCCCGCCTCGTCACCTTCCCGAACGTCCTGGTCACCTCGCACCAGGCGTACTACACCGAGGACGCCGTCGGCCAGATCGTCGAGGCCACGGCGAAGAACGTCCTCGACTACCTGGAGGGCCGCCGCTCGGAGAACGTGCTCGTGCCCCGCAACTGA
- a CDS encoding ROK family glucokinase, whose amino-acid sequence MGLTIGVDIGGTKIAAGVVDEEGNILSTHKVPTPTTPEAIVDAIASAVEGARVGHEIVGVGIGAAGYVNRQRSTVYFAPNIDWRQEPLKEKVEARVGLPVVVENDANAAAWGEYKFGGGKGHRNVICITLGTGLGGGIIIGNKLRRGHFGVAAEFGHIRMVPDGLLCGCGSQGCWEQYASGRALVRYAKQRANATPERAEVLLALGDGTPDGIEGKHISVAARQGCPVAVDSYRELARWAGAGLADLASLFDPSAFIVGGGLSDEGDLVLDPIRKSYKRWLVGGNWRPVADVIAAQLGNKAGLVGAADLAREPDPIM is encoded by the coding sequence ATGGGACTCACCATCGGCGTCGACATCGGCGGCACGAAGATCGCGGCCGGCGTGGTCGACGAGGAAGGCAACATCCTCTCGACCCACAAGGTGCCGACCCCCACCACGCCCGAGGCCATCGTGGACGCCATCGCCTCGGCGGTGGAGGGCGCGCGCGTGGGGCACGAGATCGTCGGCGTGGGCATCGGAGCCGCCGGATACGTCAACCGCCAGCGCTCCACGGTCTACTTCGCGCCCAACATCGACTGGCGCCAGGAGCCGCTCAAGGAGAAGGTCGAGGCCCGCGTCGGCCTCCCGGTCGTCGTGGAGAACGACGCCAACGCCGCGGCCTGGGGCGAGTACAAGTTCGGCGGCGGCAAGGGCCACCGCAACGTCATCTGCATCACCCTGGGCACCGGCCTCGGCGGCGGCATCATCATCGGCAACAAGCTGCGCCGCGGCCACTTCGGCGTGGCCGCCGAGTTCGGCCACATCCGCATGGTGCCGGACGGCCTGCTGTGCGGCTGCGGCTCGCAGGGCTGCTGGGAGCAGTACGCGTCGGGCCGGGCGCTGGTGAGGTACGCCAAGCAGCGCGCCAACGCCACCCCGGAGCGTGCCGAGGTGCTGCTCGCGCTCGGCGACGGTACGCCGGACGGCATCGAGGGCAAGCACATCTCCGTCGCCGCCCGCCAGGGCTGCCCGGTCGCCGTCGACTCCTACCGCGAGCTGGCCCGCTGGGCCGGCGCCGGACTCGCCGACCTGGCCTCGCTCTTCGACCCGTCCGCCTTCATCGTCGGCGGCGGCCTCTCCGACGAGGGCGACCTGGTCCTCGACCCGATCCGCAAGTCCTACAAGCGGTGGCTGGTCGGCGGCAACTGGCGCCCGGTCGCCGACGTCATCGCCGCCCAGCTCGGCAACAAGGCCGGTCTGGTCGGCGCCGCGGACCTGGCCCGGGAGCCCGACCCGATCATGTGA